One part of the Mangrovibacillus cuniculi genome encodes these proteins:
- a CDS encoding nucleoside hydrolase has protein sequence MHKILLFCDPGIDDSLAIIYALLHPDINLVGVVTSYGNVSAEQSTSNAAYLLSLAGRSDIPIFYGANFALSGELATYYPEIHGEDGIGPIVTPSDLKYNVTPFCELFPFIEEHIDDIKIVDTGRSTSLAMAFNFFNGLLKQVKEIYLMGGAFFVPGNVTPLAEANFHGDPLATKIVLEHAQKVYITPLNVTNRAVINSQIAEHVSQKARNPYTKIILDTSRYYISAYNKLNPRIGGAARHDLFTLYYLLNKEQIDSVQKRVWVELNAGSKGLTHMDFRSPENDSTSPHIVALDFDYERFIVDFINVMTRPLKT, from the coding sequence ATGCACAAAATACTGCTGTTCTGTGATCCTGGTATAGATGATTCTTTAGCAATCATTTACGCCCTTCTTCATCCTGACATCAATCTAGTTGGCGTGGTAACTAGTTACGGTAACGTTTCAGCCGAACAATCTACTAGCAATGCAGCTTACCTACTTTCACTTGCAGGGAGATCCGATATTCCCATTTTCTATGGAGCTAACTTCGCATTGAGTGGAGAACTAGCTACTTATTATCCAGAGATACACGGTGAAGATGGGATTGGGCCCATCGTGACACCATCCGATCTAAAATATAATGTAACACCGTTTTGCGAACTGTTCCCATTTATTGAAGAACACATTGATGACATCAAAATTGTAGATACTGGCCGCTCCACATCTCTTGCCATGGCATTTAACTTTTTTAATGGCTTGTTAAAACAAGTGAAGGAAATCTATTTGATGGGTGGAGCATTCTTTGTTCCTGGCAACGTTACTCCTCTCGCAGAAGCTAACTTTCACGGTGATCCACTTGCCACCAAGATTGTATTAGAGCATGCACAAAAAGTGTATATTACGCCACTGAACGTCACCAATAGAGCTGTCATTAACAGTCAAATAGCTGAGCACGTATCTCAAAAAGCTAGAAATCCATATACCAAGATAATTTTAGACACTTCGAGGTATTATATATCTGCCTACAACAAACTGAATCCAAGGATTGGTGGAGCTGCTCGTCACGATTTGTTTACACTGTACTACTTATTAAACAAAGAACAGATTGATTCCGTGCAAAAACGCGTTTGGGTTGAGCTAAATGCAGGATCAAAAGGCTTAACACACATGGATTTTAGAAGTCCAGAAAATGATTCAACAAGCCCACATATCGTTGCTCTCGATTTCGACTATGAAAGATTCATTGTAGATTTTATTAATGTCATGACCAGGCCACTTAAGACATAA